The Aequorivita sublithincola DSM 14238 genome window below encodes:
- a CDS encoding acyl-CoA thioesterase, whose amino-acid sequence MKSSIFKQRFIVPATAIDALNHVNNITYLQWCLEIAEDHWISKTSKKQREENVWVVLNHFISYKNPSFLGEELETQTWIESYEGVKSLRKYKIIRPLDGKTIVEAETLWCFLDGKTFRPAKITEEISNLFI is encoded by the coding sequence TTGAAATCGTCCATTTTTAAACAACGCTTCATTGTTCCAGCTACAGCCATCGATGCGTTAAATCACGTAAATAACATTACGTATTTGCAATGGTGTCTTGAAATTGCCGAAGACCATTGGATTTCAAAAACATCTAAAAAGCAACGTGAAGAAAATGTATGGGTGGTTCTAAACCATTTTATTTCCTATAAAAACCCTTCATTTTTGGGCGAAGAACTTGAAACCCAAACGTGGATTGAAAGTTATGAAGGTGTAAAAAGCCTGCGGAAATACAAAATCATCCGTCCTTTAGATGGCAAAACAATAGTTGAGGCCGAAACTCTTTGGTGTTTTTTGGATGGAAAGACATTCCGTCCCGCAAAAATCACTGAAGAAATATCAAATCTTTTCATTTAA
- a CDS encoding DUF4292 domain-containing protein, whose protein sequence is MKLKPYYLLLLVFLASCGGAKNISDVEKSSAKEVISAHKAASPEFKTLAGRVQLVYETDEKLQSITVSLRMEKDKNIWIKASLLGITIAKVLITPTSVSYYETIGRTYFEGDFALLGDWIGTPINFQQAQNMLLGQSIFTLNPSEYSSAVFQNKFKIQPKEQPQNFIHSLFLNPENFKIASETLSQPKDDRLLSIRYGDYQKIDGQFYPSNIMINTSEKGSNTKIDLTFKKIDLNVDVSFPFDIPGGYEKIDLN, encoded by the coding sequence ATGAAACTGAAACCTTATTACTTATTGTTATTAGTATTCCTCGCATCTTGCGGTGGCGCCAAAAATATTTCAGATGTTGAAAAATCTTCTGCCAAGGAAGTAATTTCGGCACACAAAGCTGCTTCGCCAGAGTTTAAAACCTTAGCGGGCCGCGTGCAATTGGTTTACGAAACCGATGAAAAATTGCAAAGCATTACCGTAAGCCTTCGGATGGAAAAAGATAAAAACATTTGGATAAAAGCATCACTTTTAGGAATCACCATCGCCAAAGTTTTGATAACTCCAACAAGTGTAAGCTATTACGAAACCATTGGAAGGACCTATTTTGAAGGCGATTTCGCTCTTTTAGGAGATTGGATTGGCACTCCAATTAACTTTCAGCAAGCGCAGAATATGCTTTTGGGGCAGTCTATTTTCACCTTAAATCCTTCGGAATATTCTTCCGCTGTTTTTCAGAATAAATTCAAAATTCAACCTAAGGAACAACCTCAAAATTTTATACATTCGCTTTTCTTAAACCCTGAAAATTTCAAAATTGCTTCGGAAACCCTATCTCAACCAAAAGACGATCGTTTGCTGAGCATTCGTTATGGTGATTATCAAAAAATTGACGGGCAGTTTTATCCTTCAAATATTATGATAAATACTTCAGAAAAAGGTTCGAATACTAAAATTGATTTAACTTTTAAAAAAATAGATTTGAATGTAGATGTTAGTTTTCCATTTGACATTCCTGGGGGCTATGAAAAAATTGATCTTAACTAA
- a CDS encoding T9SS type A sorting domain-containing protein, whose amino-acid sequence MKTLIYILIFNLTAISFAQDPQLFENTWYLQNVIINGQDNFPPNNSEVNNIPLDISINQFSTQVCAPLLATVIEFSTVENTFSVIEFIQFGTDCIDQDNQQYQILYFNAFFNAQQVPGLFDYQIEVGTNTKSLTITNKDGNQAIYGDAPLSVSELQNYRFSIFPNPVKNELFLNSKNNVGNLNLKIFNIEGKLISTQTLDFEKETTVNVSNLSSGIYFLNIEDEKGNSTVKKFIKE is encoded by the coding sequence ATGAAAACCTTAATATACATACTCATATTCAATCTTACCGCAATATCTTTTGCTCAAGACCCTCAACTTTTTGAAAATACTTGGTACTTACAAAATGTTATTATTAATGGTCAAGATAATTTCCCGCCAAATAACAGTGAGGTAAATAATATTCCATTAGATATTTCTATTAATCAATTTTCCACTCAAGTTTGTGCTCCATTACTAGCTACTGTTATCGAATTTAGTACAGTAGAAAATACTTTTAGTGTTATAGAGTTCATTCAGTTTGGTACAGACTGCATAGATCAAGATAATCAGCAATATCAAATTCTTTATTTTAATGCCTTTTTCAATGCGCAACAAGTACCAGGACTCTTTGACTACCAAATTGAAGTAGGAACTAATACTAAAAGTTTAACCATAACAAATAAAGATGGTAATCAAGCTATTTATGGCGACGCCCCATTAAGTGTTAGTGAATTACAGAATTACAGGTTCTCAATTTTTCCAAATCCTGTAAAAAACGAACTCTTTTTAAATTCAAAAAACAACGTCGGAAACCTAAACCTTAAAATCTTCAACATTGAAGGAAAACTTATAAGTACTCAAACTTTGGACTTTGAAAAAGAAACTACCGTTAATGTATCAAATCTTTCCAGCGGTATTTACTTTTTAAATATTGAAGATGAAAAAGGAAATTCAACAGTTAAAAAGTTTATAAAAGAATAA
- the rpsB gene encoding 30S ribosomal protein S2, whose protein sequence is MAKKVVVKDLLEAGVHFGHLTRKWNPNMAPYIYMERNGIHIINLYKTAAKIEEATEALKKISASGRKILFVATKKQAKDIVAEKAKAANMPYITERWPGGMLTNFVTIRKAVKKMATIDRMKQDGTFMTLSKKERLAVDRLRAKLEKNLGSISDMSRLPAALFVVDTTREHIAVAEALKLNIPIFAMVDTNSDPRVIDYTIPSNDDASKSIEAIMSFVSEAVIEGLSERKSGGDDSDDEEGMEKKAKAPRKDKEARPAKKEKAEVPSTDEEDVKDMKEAQEPVRQKSKKEVLKEEE, encoded by the coding sequence ATGGCAAAAAAAGTAGTCGTAAAAGACTTATTAGAAGCAGGTGTGCATTTTGGCCACCTAACCCGTAAATGGAACCCGAACATGGCACCGTATATCTATATGGAGCGCAACGGGATCCACATTATCAACCTATACAAAACTGCTGCAAAGATTGAAGAGGCTACTGAAGCCCTTAAGAAAATTTCAGCTAGTGGTCGCAAAATTCTTTTTGTAGCTACCAAAAAACAAGCAAAAGACATAGTTGCTGAAAAAGCGAAAGCTGCAAACATGCCCTACATCACAGAAAGGTGGCCTGGTGGTATGCTAACCAACTTTGTAACTATCCGTAAAGCCGTTAAGAAAATGGCTACTATTGATAGAATGAAGCAAGATGGTACTTTCATGACTCTTTCAAAGAAAGAGCGTTTGGCAGTAGATCGTCTTCGTGCTAAATTGGAAAAGAACTTAGGTTCTATTTCAGATATGAGCCGTCTTCCTGCAGCACTTTTTGTTGTAGATACAACTCGTGAGCACATTGCAGTTGCTGAAGCATTAAAATTGAACATTCCAATCTTCGCAATGGTAGATACTAACAGTGACCCACGTGTTATTGATTACACAATTCCATCAAACGATGATGCTTCAAAATCTATTGAAGCAATTATGAGTTTTGTTTCAGAAGCTGTTATTGAAGGTCTTTCAGAAAGAAAATCTGGAGGAGACGATAGCGATGATGAAGAAGGAATGGAGAAAAAGGCGAAAGCGCCTAGAAAAGACAAAGAAGCAAGACCAGCTAAGAAAGAAAAAGCTGAAGTTCCTTCAACAGACGAAGAAGACGTAAAAGATATGAAAGAGGCTCAAGAGCCTGTACGTCAGAAATCGAAAAAAGAAGTTCTTAAAGAAGAAGAATAA
- the dut gene encoding dUTP diphosphatase: MKVKIINKSNHPLPSYETIASAGMDLRANVEGPSTLKPLQRAIVKTGFFIELPIGYEAQVRPRSGLAAKKGITVLNSPGTIDADYRGEIGVILVNLSNEDFTIEHGERIAQLVIAKHERAVWEEVEELSDTSRGEGGFGSTGTK, encoded by the coding sequence TTGAAAGTTAAAATTATAAATAAATCCAACCATCCATTACCTTCTTACGAAACAATCGCTTCCGCAGGAATGGACTTAAGAGCAAATGTTGAAGGTCCTTCAACTTTAAAACCTTTACAGCGCGCCATCGTAAAAACAGGGTTTTTTATTGAATTGCCCATCGGTTACGAAGCACAAGTTCGTCCAAGAAGTGGCTTGGCTGCAAAAAAAGGAATCACAGTTCTAAATTCTCCAGGAACCATAGATGCCGATTATCGTGGAGAAATTGGTGTGATTTTAGTAAACCTTTCCAACGAAGATTTCACCATTGAACACGGCGAGCGCATAGCCCAATTAGTAATAGCAAAACACGAACGTGCTGTTTGGGAAGAAGTTGAGGAGTTGAGCGATACTTCTCGTGGAGAAGGTGGTTTTGGGAGTACTGGAACGAAATAA
- a CDS encoding sugar phosphate nucleotidyltransferase, with the protein MKIIVPMAGRGSRLRPHSLTVPKPLIPVAGKPIVHRLVEDIVGVLNEEIDEIAFILGDPAFFGDEVVESLKALATNLGAKPTIYRQLDPKGTGHAIMCAKDSLSGPAVIAYADTLIRADFDLDKDADAVIWTKKVKNPEAYGVVNLNENNEIIELVEKPEKYVSDQAVIGIYYFKDVSQLKKELQYVLDNNIINGGEYQINDGIKRMMAAGKIFKTGTVDEWMDCGNKEVTVETNQRMLGFLAEAKTKLIAENITNDNSKIIEPCFIGENVILKNSTVGPYASIGKGTIIENSTVKNSIIQTNSKIKNANLDNAMIGNYATFDGKFTNVSIGDYSELK; encoded by the coding sequence ATGAAAATAATAGTGCCAATGGCAGGCCGCGGAAGCCGTCTTCGCCCACATAGTTTAACAGTCCCAAAACCATTAATTCCAGTTGCCGGAAAACCAATTGTGCACCGTTTGGTTGAAGACATCGTCGGCGTTTTAAATGAAGAAATTGATGAAATCGCCTTCATTCTAGGCGATCCAGCGTTTTTTGGAGATGAAGTAGTGGAAAGTTTAAAAGCACTAGCAACAAATTTAGGCGCAAAACCTACCATTTACCGTCAATTAGACCCAAAAGGAACTGGCCACGCTATTATGTGTGCCAAAGATTCACTTTCTGGTCCTGCGGTAATAGCTTATGCAGATACTTTAATTCGTGCAGATTTTGATTTAGATAAAGATGCAGACGCCGTAATTTGGACTAAAAAAGTAAAAAATCCTGAAGCTTATGGCGTTGTAAACCTTAACGAAAATAACGAAATTATCGAGCTTGTTGAAAAGCCAGAAAAATATGTAAGTGACCAAGCCGTTATTGGTATTTACTATTTCAAGGATGTTTCACAATTGAAAAAAGAACTACAATATGTGTTGGACAACAACATCATAAACGGCGGCGAATATCAAATTAACGACGGCATCAAAAGGATGATGGCTGCCGGAAAAATTTTCAAAACAGGGACAGTGGACGAATGGATGGACTGCGGAAATAAAGAGGTTACCGTGGAAACCAATCAAAGAATGTTAGGATTTCTTGCCGAAGCAAAGACGAAGTTAATTGCTGAAAATATAACGAACGACAATTCAAAAATTATTGAACCGTGTTTTATCGGTGAAAATGTAATTCTGAAAAATAGCACTGTTGGTCCTTACGCTTCCATTGGCAAAGGCACGATAATTGAGAATAGTACCGTGAAAAACAGTATAATTCAGACCAATTCAAAAATCAAAAACGCAAATTTGGACAACGCAATGATTGGTAATTACGCTACTTTTGATGGCAAGTTTACCAATGTGAGTATTGGCGATTATTCCGAATTAAAATAA
- a CDS encoding murein hydrolase activator EnvC family protein — protein MKHFRTYIFLFICLITVSTGSAQVDKQKELEEKRQAILSEIKQINSLLFKTKKEEKSVLSQVQDLNQRITASENLIRVTNQQANLLTRNINDNINKISALREELKVMKADYAAMIQKSYKSKNQQSRIMFLLSSQDFLQAYKRIQYMKQYAKFRKKQGEGIKAKTEELQKLNSDLITQKKTKQKLISENEVAKTKLTEERKDQHALVATLKKDEGKFTTQIRDKQKQADAIDRQIDALIKAAIEEANRIAREKALAAAKAKAIAEAKAKGTAVPDIIPEVEKKPAKTEEFALTAEDKALAASFASNKGKLPWPVEKGMVVKSFGTHQHPQFPNVTTNSSGVEIATADNADVRSIFEGQVLSIQLIKGANKVVIIQHGDYLSVYSNMATVSVKTGDKVSTKQKIGTVAKSPTEGKTVLKFYIYQNKTKINPADWIYRM, from the coding sequence ATGAAGCATTTTCGCACATACATTTTTTTATTCATCTGTTTAATTACTGTTTCAACTGGTTCCGCTCAAGTTGACAAGCAGAAGGAGCTGGAGGAAAAACGGCAGGCTATTTTATCAGAAATTAAGCAGATAAATTCGCTGCTGTTCAAAACAAAAAAGGAGGAAAAATCTGTGCTTTCTCAAGTTCAGGATTTGAATCAGCGCATTACGGCTTCAGAAAATTTAATTCGTGTTACCAACCAGCAAGCCAATTTGCTTACGCGAAATATCAATGACAACATCAATAAAATAAGTGCCCTTCGTGAAGAGCTAAAGGTAATGAAAGCTGATTATGCTGCGATGATTCAAAAATCATACAAAAGTAAAAATCAGCAAAGCCGAATTATGTTTTTGCTTTCTTCCCAAGATTTTTTGCAGGCATACAAGCGTATTCAATATATGAAACAGTATGCCAAGTTCAGAAAGAAACAAGGAGAAGGCATAAAAGCAAAAACGGAAGAATTGCAAAAGTTGAATTCTGATTTAATTACCCAGAAAAAAACCAAGCAAAAACTAATTTCTGAAAACGAAGTTGCAAAAACTAAACTCACGGAGGAACGCAAAGATCAACACGCTTTGGTAGCTACTTTAAAGAAGGACGAAGGCAAGTTCACCACTCAAATTAGGGACAAGCAAAAACAGGCGGACGCGATAGATAGACAAATTGATGCCCTAATTAAGGCTGCTATTGAAGAAGCAAACAGAATAGCTAGAGAGAAAGCACTTGCAGCAGCCAAAGCAAAAGCCATTGCAGAAGCTAAGGCAAAAGGCACAGCAGTTCCTGATATAATTCCAGAGGTTGAGAAAAAACCAGCAAAGACAGAGGAGTTTGCCTTAACGGCAGAAGACAAAGCCCTTGCCGCCAGTTTTGCAAGTAACAAAGGAAAACTACCGTGGCCTGTTGAAAAAGGAATGGTCGTTAAAAGCTTTGGAACACACCAACACCCACAATTTCCGAATGTTACTACAAATAGTAGTGGAGTGGAAATAGCAACTGCAGATAACGCCGATGTGCGCTCCATTTTTGAAGGACAGGTATTGTCCATCCAACTAATAAAAGGAGCAAACAAAGTAGTTATTATACAGCACGGAGACTATTTATCTGTTTATAGTAATATGGCTACAGTATCTGTAAAAACAGGTGATAAAGTTTCTACAAAACAAAAAATAGGAACCGTTGCAAAAAGTCCGACGGAAGGAAAAACGGTTTTAAAATTCTATATCTATCAAAACAAGACAAAAATAAATCCGGCGGATTGGATTTATAGGATGTAA
- a CDS encoding T9SS type A sorting domain-containing protein, whose protein sequence is MKTLLYILIFNLSAISFAQDPQLFENGWYLQKLIINGQDYFPPNNSEIQDVTLGILENPYYIRTLACSSIASEISVIDNESFQVMGFAIIPGDCILPETIDFQQHYFDDFFHLQVPHNFNYLVEPGANNTKILTLTNEDNYQAIYGNQPLATQDFKLNSISIFPNPVNSELFINSKNSVGNLILKIFNIEGKLLSTQNLEFEKQAAVNVSNLSSGIYFLNIEDENGNTTVKKFIKQ, encoded by the coding sequence ATGAAAACGCTACTATACATACTCATATTCAACCTTAGCGCAATATCTTTTGCCCAAGATCCTCAACTTTTTGAAAATGGATGGTATCTGCAAAAATTAATTATAAATGGACAAGATTATTTTCCGCCCAATAATAGTGAAATACAGGATGTTACCTTGGGCATTTTAGAAAATCCATATTATATTCGAACGCTTGCATGTTCATCAATTGCTTCAGAAATTTCCGTGATAGATAATGAATCGTTCCAAGTAATGGGTTTTGCCATAATCCCAGGTGATTGTATTTTACCTGAAACAATTGATTTTCAGCAACACTATTTCGATGATTTTTTTCATTTGCAAGTGCCCCACAACTTTAACTATCTAGTTGAACCTGGAGCGAACAACACCAAAATCCTTACGTTAACCAATGAAGATAATTATCAAGCAATATATGGTAACCAACCTTTGGCAACACAGGATTTTAAATTAAATTCCATTTCAATTTTTCCAAATCCTGTTAACAGCGAACTGTTTATAAATTCAAAAAACAGCGTTGGAAATCTAATCCTAAAAATCTTCAACATAGAAGGAAAACTTCTAAGTACTCAAAATTTAGAATTTGAAAAACAGGCTGCCGTTAATGTTTCAAACCTTTCCAGCGGGATTTATTTTTTAAATATTGAAGATGAAAATGGTAACACTACCGTTAAAAAGTTTATAAAACAATAG
- a CDS encoding tetratricopeptide repeat protein encodes MKTKPLYTFLLFFGILLPKLLHAQEIKTDSIQNPMDQLGDVTDAFQENFFEALKQKAIENYELALTALNKAEKAAKSNENKAVVYFEMGKNFAYLKQYALAEESFNKVLKSEGDRPDVLEQFYDLYYQQKEYEKSIPLVKKLIPFDEDYKEDLTNLYVLTKQYDKALAELDELDGLWGESDIRNALRAQIYRATGNTEGAIENLEQKIDDNPKNEKEHLNLIFLYSEQGNKEKAFEAAKNLLKNNPKSQLVHLALYKFYLDEGNAPEAIKSMRIVFASEEVDKETKYKVLADFIQYVNENPQYETDLTGIVNEFSVENGRVYEKLGDYYAAKDRKEDALNAYEKGIAKDPDNYNLLKNTLLFQIEFKKYEAAAKLSFEGLEIFPAQALLYLLNGVANNGLQNSELAIESLETGLDFILDDPKMEKDFYTQLSLAYTVKGDVKKAKMYADKAAATKMPN; translated from the coding sequence TTGAAAACAAAACCTTTATATACTTTTCTTCTCTTCTTCGGAATCCTTCTTCCGAAGCTCCTCCACGCCCAAGAAATAAAAACCGATTCCATTCAAAACCCAATGGATCAATTGGGTGATGTAACCGATGCTTTTCAGGAAAACTTTTTTGAAGCCCTAAAGCAGAAAGCAATAGAAAATTATGAACTGGCTCTCACAGCCCTCAATAAAGCTGAAAAAGCTGCTAAAAGCAATGAAAACAAAGCTGTGGTATATTTTGAAATGGGTAAAAATTTCGCCTATTTAAAACAATACGCCCTAGCTGAAGAAAGTTTCAATAAAGTCTTGAAAAGTGAAGGCGATAGGCCCGATGTTTTGGAACAATTCTACGATTTGTATTATCAACAAAAAGAGTACGAGAAATCAATTCCACTGGTTAAAAAGCTGATTCCTTTTGATGAAGATTACAAGGAAGACCTAACAAACCTCTACGTCCTCACGAAACAATACGACAAAGCTCTAGCCGAGTTGGATGAGCTGGATGGTCTTTGGGGCGAAAGCGATATTCGCAATGCGTTACGAGCACAAATTTACCGGGCGACTGGAAATACCGAGGGCGCCATTGAAAATCTGGAACAAAAAATAGACGACAACCCTAAAAACGAAAAGGAACATTTAAACCTGATTTTCCTTTACAGCGAACAGGGCAACAAAGAAAAAGCGTTTGAAGCCGCAAAAAACCTCTTGAAAAACAATCCAAAATCACAGTTGGTGCATTTGGCACTTTACAAGTTTTATTTAGATGAAGGAAATGCTCCCGAAGCAATAAAATCTATGAGAATCGTGTTTGCTTCAGAGGAAGTTGACAAAGAAACAAAATATAAAGTCTTGGCAGATTTTATTCAATATGTAAATGAAAACCCGCAATACGAAACCGATTTAACAGGAATTGTAAACGAGTTTTCGGTTGAAAATGGTCGCGTATATGAAAAGCTTGGCGATTATTACGCCGCCAAAGACAGAAAAGAAGATGCGCTTAATGCTTATGAAAAAGGGATTGCGAAAGATCCAGACAATTATAATCTTTTAAAAAATACATTATTGTTTCAAATTGAATTCAAAAAATATGAAGCTGCAGCAAAATTGAGTTTCGAAGGATTGGAGATTTTTCCAGCGCAAGCCCTTTTGTATTTGTTGAATGGTGTTGCAAATAATGGACTTCAGAACAGTGAACTAGCAATTGAAAGTTTAGAAACTGGCTTAGATTTTATTTTGGATGATCCAAAAATGGAAAAGGATTTTTACACCCAACTTAGTCTTGCATACACCGTGAAAGGTGATGTGAAAAAAGCCAAAATGTATGCTGATAAAGCCGCAGCAACCAAAATGCCCAATTAA
- a CDS encoding oligosaccharide flippase family protein: protein MSVFKKLFKQTFIYGLATILPRILAVILVPLYTTVMLPEEYGIYSTLMAYLILGNVLLSYGMETAFFRFVTKDSLQQKIVQSTTITSLTVSTLIFLGITLLFTNYIAEVSEFRPEYVTYGLLILALDALVVLPFVWFRVNEKPMRYAVVKILNVVINLAFNLFFLLLLPKLAETSSYWNSFWFPENKVAYIFIANLIASAVTLLMLLPLYVKIGFGFSKTIWKQMMKYALPVLIAGIAFSINEAFDRILLKYLLPENVAEVQVGLYSACYKLGMFMTLFVMAFRLGIEPFFFNHSDHANAKNTYATITKYFTLFGCLILLVVVVYIDVFKRILIPNSQYWEALKIVPLILLANLFLGIYHNLSVWYKVTDRTKYGAYISVFAAIVTLVLNFVLIPMIGYMGSAIATLAAYGSMMVLSYLYGRKYYDVPYEVKKISGYLLMAIGFSAISYYAFEGNIWIGTALLVVFIGIMFYSEKNEFLKILKK, encoded by the coding sequence TTGAGCGTTTTCAAAAAACTTTTCAAACAGACTTTTATTTACGGTTTAGCCACAATTCTGCCACGAATTTTGGCAGTAATCCTCGTGCCTCTTTACACCACAGTAATGCTTCCCGAAGAATACGGTATTTACTCCACATTGATGGCGTACCTTATTCTTGGAAATGTGTTGCTTTCCTACGGAATGGAAACGGCTTTTTTTAGGTTTGTTACCAAGGATTCTTTACAGCAAAAAATAGTGCAGTCCACTACCATAACTTCTTTGACGGTTTCCACCTTAATTTTCTTGGGAATTACGCTGCTCTTCACAAATTACATCGCAGAAGTTTCAGAATTTAGACCCGAATATGTAACCTATGGTCTTTTAATTTTAGCCTTGGACGCTTTGGTTGTACTGCCTTTTGTTTGGTTTCGCGTGAATGAAAAACCGATGAGATATGCTGTAGTCAAAATTTTGAATGTAGTAATAAATCTCGCTTTTAATCTATTTTTTCTTTTACTACTTCCGAAACTTGCTGAAACTAGTAGTTATTGGAACTCCTTTTGGTTCCCCGAAAACAAAGTGGCTTATATTTTCATTGCGAATTTGATTGCAAGTGCGGTAACGCTTTTGATGTTGCTTCCACTTTATGTGAAAATTGGTTTCGGCTTCAGCAAAACAATCTGGAAACAGATGATGAAATATGCTCTTCCTGTGCTTATTGCAGGAATCGCTTTCAGTATAAATGAAGCCTTTGATAGAATTCTTCTTAAATATTTATTACCCGAAAATGTAGCTGAGGTTCAAGTTGGACTTTATTCCGCCTGCTACAAACTGGGAATGTTTATGACGCTTTTCGTAATGGCTTTCCGTTTGGGGATAGAACCTTTCTTCTTCAACCATTCCGATCACGCTAATGCAAAGAATACATACGCTACAATTACCAAATATTTCACTCTTTTTGGATGTTTAATCCTTTTGGTAGTAGTTGTATATATAGATGTTTTCAAACGAATTTTAATTCCAAATAGTCAATATTGGGAAGCTTTGAAAATTGTTCCACTTATACTGTTGGCAAACTTATTTCTAGGAATTTACCACAACCTTTCAGTTTGGTATAAAGTTACCGACCGTACAAAATACGGTGCCTATATTTCAGTTTTTGCAGCCATTGTAACGTTAGTACTTAATTTTGTTCTGATTCCGATGATAGGTTATATGGGTTCGGCAATTGCAACACTTGCGGCTTATGGCAGTATGATGGTGCTTTCGTATCTTTACGGACGAAAGTACTATGACGTGCCTTATGAAGTAAAAAAAATAAGTGGTTATTTGTTGATGGCTATCGGCTTTTCAGCAATTTCCTATTATGCTTTCGAAGGAAACATTTGGATAGGAACAGCGTTATTAGTGGTATTTATAGGGATTATGTTCTATTCTGAAAAGAATGAATTTTTAAAAATTCTAAAAAAATAG
- the tsf gene encoding translation elongation factor Ts produces MANITAAEVNKLRQATGAGMMDCKKALVEAEGNMEEAISILRKKGQKIAEKRADRDSSEGVATALVNSDNTKGVAISLNCETDFVAKNDSYVEMANKMAEVALKTSSKEEFLASDFGGMTIAEKLTEQTGVIGEKIEIGGFEILEAPFVGSYVHVNKIAALTGLSKKVDNAEELTKDVSMQVASMGASTLSYKDFDADFVASETEARIAVIEKDNIELGRLGKTLKNVPKYISRAQLTPEIMAQAEADAKAELKAEGKPEQIWDKILPGKIERFISDNTTMDHEKALLDQNFIKDDKKNVADYVKSYGDVEVVGFKRVSLA; encoded by the coding sequence ATGGCAAACATAACAGCCGCAGAAGTAAATAAACTTAGACAAGCTACCGGAGCTGGAATGATGGACTGTAAAAAGGCATTAGTAGAAGCAGAAGGCAACATGGAAGAAGCAATCTCGATCCTTAGAAAAAAAGGACAAAAAATTGCTGAAAAAAGAGCAGACCGCGATTCAAGCGAAGGTGTTGCAACGGCTTTAGTGAATAGCGATAACACAAAAGGTGTGGCTATTTCATTAAACTGTGAGACAGATTTCGTTGCAAAAAACGACTCTTATGTAGAAATGGCAAATAAAATGGCCGAAGTTGCTTTGAAAACATCTTCAAAAGAAGAATTTTTGGCTTCAGATTTCGGTGGAATGACTATTGCTGAAAAACTAACAGAACAAACAGGTGTTATTGGCGAGAAAATAGAAATTGGTGGTTTCGAAATATTGGAAGCTCCATTTGTAGGTTCTTACGTTCACGTTAACAAAATTGCTGCCTTAACAGGTCTTTCTAAAAAAGTTGACAATGCTGAGGAATTAACAAAAGACGTTTCTATGCAAGTTGCATCTATGGGTGCTTCTACGCTTTCTTACAAAGATTTTGACGCAGATTTCGTAGCTTCAGAAACTGAGGCAAGAATCGCTGTTATTGAAAAAGATAACATCGAGTTGGGTCGTTTGGGTAAAACACTTAAAAACGTACCAAAATACATTTCTAGAGCACAATTAACGCCAGAAATTATGGCTCAAGCTGAAGCGGATGCAAAAGCTGAATTGAAAGCTGAAGGCAAACCAGAGCAAATCTGGGACAAAATCCTTCCAGGAAAAATTGAGCGTTTCATTAGTGATAACACTACAATGGATCACGAAAAAGCATTGCTTGACCAAAACTTCATTAAAGACGACAAAAAGAATGTTGCAGATTACGTAAAATCGTATGGTGATGTTGAAGTTGTTGGCTTTAAGAGAGTTTCTTTAGCGTAA